A region of Bacillus cabrialesii DNA encodes the following proteins:
- a CDS encoding YwmB family TATA-box binding protein, with protein sequence MKKKQVRHAIIISVMLSFVIAVFHTIHASELTPLAQIAEGMERQDVSIDKWTLHAKQNMSLTKKEFYQKVQRLKSEYRQYDWVIAQEDKIVKAIGTYTDKKNRTSFRLQLVTTLKKQNPTSYLLYEQLSLETPNSWNDTYEQFERETLGIFQEKVVIFTCLNGHLDDNMNIVLQKKANQLLKEFQARSVEHVVEPNFVSISAFTDEWEEYIMTSKHKMNLQIALRSAGMGGKHTVTVGTPIVTTEY encoded by the coding sequence ATGAAGAAAAAACAAGTAAGACACGCCATTATCATATCCGTCATGTTAAGCTTCGTCATTGCTGTTTTCCATACAATTCATGCGAGTGAGTTAACGCCGTTAGCACAAATTGCAGAGGGGATGGAACGCCAAGATGTGTCAATAGATAAGTGGACATTGCATGCAAAACAAAACATGTCGCTGACCAAGAAAGAATTTTATCAAAAAGTGCAACGTTTAAAATCAGAGTATCGTCAATATGATTGGGTGATTGCTCAAGAAGATAAAATCGTAAAGGCAATTGGCACATATACTGACAAAAAAAATCGCACTTCTTTTAGGCTGCAGCTTGTTACAACCCTCAAAAAACAAAACCCAACTTCGTATTTATTATATGAGCAATTGAGTCTTGAGACACCGAATAGCTGGAATGATACATATGAACAGTTTGAACGGGAGACACTCGGGATATTCCAAGAAAAAGTAGTTATTTTTACTTGTCTAAATGGTCATTTAGATGATAATATGAATATTGTTTTGCAAAAAAAAGCAAATCAGTTATTAAAAGAATTTCAAGCAAGATCTGTAGAACATGTAGTTGAGCCAAATTTCGTTTCTATTTCTGCGTTTACAGATGAGTGGGAAGAGTATATCATGACCTCGAAACATAAAATGAATTTGCAAATTGCACTTAGAAGTGCAGGAATGGGCGGAAAACATACCGTTACGGTTGGCACACCAATCGTTACGACTGAATATTAA
- the murA gene encoding UDP-N-acetylglucosamine 1-carboxyvinyltransferase, protein MEKIIVRGGQKLNGTVKVEGAKNAVLPVIAASLLASEEKSVICDVPTLSDVYTINEVLRHLGADVHFENNEVTVNASYALQTEAPFEYVRKMRASVLVMGPLLARTGHARVALPGGCAIGSRPIDQHLKGFEAMGAEIKVGNGFIEAEVKGRLQGAKIYLDFPSVGATENLIMAAALAEGTTTLENVAKEPEIVDLANYINGMGGKIRGAGTGTIKIEGVEKLHGVKHHIIPDRIEAGTFMVAAAITEGNVLVKGAVPEHLTSLIAKMEEMGVTIKDEGEGLRVIGPKELKPIDIKTMPHPGFPTDMQSQMMALLLRASGTSMITETVFENRFMHAEEFRRMNGDIKIEGRSVIINGPVQLQGAEVAATDLRAGAALILAGLVAEGHTRVTELKHLDRGYVDFHKKLAAIGADIERVNDESASEQENKEAVSDLNA, encoded by the coding sequence TTGGAAAAAATCATCGTCCGCGGCGGTCAAAAGTTAAACGGCACAGTCAAAGTTGAAGGCGCTAAAAATGCCGTTTTACCTGTTATCGCTGCATCTTTATTAGCAAGTGAAGAAAAAAGCGTAATTTGTGATGTACCTACGCTCTCCGATGTATATACAATTAACGAAGTGTTGCGTCATTTAGGAGCAGATGTGCATTTTGAAAATAATGAAGTGACTGTAAATGCTTCATACGCTTTGCAAACTGAAGCACCTTTTGAATATGTACGTAAAATGCGTGCGTCCGTGCTTGTCATGGGGCCGCTTCTTGCGCGTACAGGTCATGCAAGAGTTGCGCTTCCGGGCGGATGCGCAATTGGTTCCAGACCGATCGATCAGCATTTAAAAGGTTTTGAAGCAATGGGCGCAGAAATCAAAGTCGGCAATGGCTTCATTGAAGCTGAAGTAAAAGGCCGTCTGCAAGGCGCAAAAATCTACCTGGACTTCCCAAGTGTAGGAGCTACAGAGAACCTGATTATGGCAGCCGCTCTAGCTGAAGGAACAACAACGCTGGAGAACGTGGCGAAAGAACCGGAAATCGTTGATTTAGCAAACTATATCAACGGCATGGGCGGAAAAATCCGCGGAGCGGGCACCGGCACCATCAAAATTGAAGGGGTCGAAAAGCTTCACGGCGTAAAACACCATATTATTCCTGACCGTATTGAAGCGGGCACATTTATGGTTGCCGCTGCAATCACTGAAGGAAACGTATTAGTAAAAGGAGCGGTTCCTGAACACCTCACCTCTTTAATTGCTAAAATGGAAGAGATGGGTGTAACGATTAAGGATGAAGGTGAAGGCCTGCGTGTCATCGGCCCGAAAGAACTGAAACCGATCGACATTAAAACAATGCCTCACCCGGGCTTCCCGACTGATATGCAGTCACAAATGATGGCGCTTCTGCTTCGTGCAAGCGGCACAAGCATGATTACAGAAACTGTTTTCGAAAACCGTTTTATGCATGCGGAAGAATTCCGCCGTATGAATGGTGATATCAAGATTGAAGGACGTTCTGTCATCATTAACGGTCCTGTACAGCTTCAGGGAGCTGAAGTTGCAGCGACTGATTTGCGTGCGGGTGCAGCGCTGATTCTTGCGGGGTTAGTGGCTGAAGGTCATACACGTGTTACTGAACTGAAGCACTTAGACCGCGGTTATGTTGATTTCCATAAGAAGCTTGCGGCTATCGGCGCAGACATCGAACGTGTAAATGATGAGTCTGCTTCTGAGCAAGAGAACAAAGAAGCCGTTTCTGACTTAAATGCATAA
- a CDS encoding DUF1146 family protein, translating into MSVLGQQAAIGIVVHLIFIAVTWWALQAVNIDPLIKKGKVVQARLLMILLTIAIGTAVANFFLDYLNYSQQLPYLF; encoded by the coding sequence ATGAGTGTATTGGGACAGCAGGCGGCAATCGGCATTGTCGTTCATTTGATTTTTATAGCGGTGACTTGGTGGGCGCTCCAAGCCGTCAATATCGATCCGTTAATTAAAAAAGGCAAAGTGGTGCAGGCAAGACTCCTGATGATTTTGCTGACCATCGCCATTGGAACGGCCGTTGCGAATTTCTTTTTAGATTACCTTAATTATTCACAGCAGCTTCCCTATCTATTTTAA
- a CDS encoding F0F1 ATP synthase subunit epsilon, with protein MKTVKVNIVTPDGPVYDADIEMVSVRAESGDLGILPGHIPTVAPLKIGAVRLKKDGQTELVAVSGGFVEVRPDQVTILAQAAEAAEGIDKERAEAARQRAQERLNSQSDDTDIRRAELALQRALNRLDVAGK; from the coding sequence ATGAAGACCGTTAAAGTCAATATCGTTACTCCCGACGGCCCAGTATACGATGCGGATATTGAAATGGTGAGTGTGAGAGCCGAAAGCGGCGATCTCGGTATTTTGCCAGGCCATATTCCAACCGTGGCTCCTCTTAAAATCGGCGCTGTCCGTCTGAAAAAAGACGGACAGACTGAATTGGTTGCCGTCAGCGGCGGATTTGTAGAAGTCCGTCCTGATCAGGTTACCATCCTTGCCCAGGCTGCTGAGGCAGCAGAAGGCATCGATAAAGAGCGCGCTGAAGCTGCACGCCAGCGGGCGCAGGAGCGTTTGAATTCTCAATCAGATGATACTGACATTCGTCGGGCTGAGCTTGCGTTACAGCGGGCTTTGAACAGATTGGATGTAGCAGGGAAATAA
- the spoIID gene encoding stage II sporulation protein D, which translates to MKQFVITLSVLCALILLIPTLLVIPFQHNKDAGISAESGKTAVSTKPASKGAETLKASPVSIPVYRTANQSVENIPLEEYVIGVVASEMPATFKPEALKAQALAARTFIVRLMVSNSAVEAPKGSLVDDTQMFQVYKSKAELKKQWGASYEAKLKKITDAVASTQGKILTYNNQPIEASFFSTSNGYTENAEAYWTSAIPYLKSVKSAWDKKSPKYLATKTFTAAEFEQKLGVNLDGSSTVGKITGETPGHQVATAVINGKTLKGRDIREKLGLNSADFEWKRTGDTITVTTKGFGHGVGMSQYGANFMAKEGKSVDQIVKYYYQGTQISDADSFLNKYMAKK; encoded by the coding sequence ATGAAACAATTCGTAATCACACTATCCGTACTATGTGCATTGATTCTCTTGATTCCCACACTTTTGGTTATCCCGTTCCAGCATAACAAAGACGCGGGGATCAGTGCAGAATCAGGAAAGACAGCAGTCAGCACGAAACCAGCATCAAAAGGAGCGGAAACGTTGAAGGCATCACCTGTTTCTATTCCCGTCTATCGAACCGCAAATCAATCCGTAGAAAACATTCCGCTTGAAGAGTATGTGATTGGAGTCGTCGCCTCCGAAATGCCGGCCACCTTTAAACCTGAAGCGCTGAAAGCCCAGGCTCTCGCCGCTAGAACGTTTATTGTCAGGCTGATGGTCTCGAATTCAGCGGTGGAGGCCCCTAAAGGCTCGCTGGTGGATGATACACAGATGTTTCAGGTGTATAAAAGCAAAGCAGAGCTGAAAAAGCAGTGGGGCGCAAGCTATGAAGCGAAGCTGAAAAAAATCACAGATGCGGTTGCCAGCACGCAAGGCAAAATCTTAACGTACAACAACCAGCCGATTGAAGCCTCTTTTTTCTCAACAAGCAACGGCTACACTGAAAATGCAGAAGCCTATTGGACAAGTGCCATCCCTTATTTAAAAAGCGTCAAAAGCGCCTGGGATAAAAAGTCGCCGAAGTATTTGGCAACAAAAACCTTTACAGCGGCGGAATTTGAGCAAAAGCTTGGCGTCAATCTGGATGGATCTTCCACGGTCGGAAAAATTACCGGAGAGACACCGGGCCATCAGGTTGCAACGGCTGTTATTAACGGCAAGACGCTGAAAGGAAGAGATATACGCGAAAAGCTGGGTCTCAATTCAGCAGACTTTGAATGGAAGCGAACCGGAGATACAATCACTGTCACGACAAAAGGGTTTGGCCACGGTGTCGGAATGAGCCAATATGGCGCCAATTTTATGGCGAAAGAGGGCAAATCAGTTGATCAAATTGTGAAGTACTATTACCAAGGCACACAAATTTCTGACGCAGACTCGTTTTTGAATAAATATATGGCGAAAAAATAA